One Pseudomonadota bacterium DNA window includes the following coding sequences:
- a CDS encoding DUF2282 domain-containing protein: MNNETALMNAMLAAIVAVGSLGLAADAVAADKGEKCYGVSKAGKNDCQTATSACAGSSKQDADPSAFIFLPQGSCEKIVGGSVTRHRHDAFDSEAWLR, translated from the coding sequence ATGAACAACGAAACCGCACTTATGAATGCCATGCTGGCCGCGATCGTGGCGGTGGGCTCGCTGGGCCTGGCCGCCGATGCGGTGGCCGCGGATAAAGGCGAAAAATGTTATGGCGTGTCCAAGGCGGGCAAGAACGATTGTCAGACGGCAACCAGCGCCTGTGCTGGATCGTCCAAGCAGGACGCTGATCCGAGCGCCTTTATTTTTCTGCCGCAGGGAAGCTGCGAGAAGATTGTCGGCGGCAGCGTGACCAGGCACCGGCATGATGCCTTCGACAGCGAAGCGTGGCTTCGGTAG